One stretch of Methanosphaera sp. WGK6 DNA includes these proteins:
- a CDS encoding DUF371 domain-containing protein: protein MEYSFIATGHENVTSLHKSTFEITTDKYLTLKGDCIIGVNSDKTLNDLPDELKELIMTDDTKIELILETNNASDIIIGYGSSNLTLNHPSDMVCRKSTFTCSRTLMINSNKAATDLKKELINDLKQGSNLKVTIRI, encoded by the coding sequence TTGGAGTATAGTTTTATAGCTACAGGACATGAAAATGTAACCTCCCTTCATAAATCAACTTTTGAAATAACAACAGATAAATATTTAACATTAAAAGGTGATTGTATTATTGGAGTTAATTCGGATAAAACTTTAAATGATTTGCCTGATGAATTAAAAGAACTTATAATGACTGATGATACTAAAATAGAATTAATATTAGAAACAAATAATGCTTCTGATATTATAATTGGTTATGGTTCATCTAATCTAACTTTAAATCATCCCTCAGATATGGTTTGTCGTAAAAGTACATTTACATGTAGTCGTACTTTAATGATAAATTCAAATAAAGCTGCTACTGATTTAAAGAAAGAATTAATAAATGATTTAAAACAAGGTTCTAATTTAAAAGTTACTATTAGAATTTAA
- the rfbD gene encoding dTDP-4-dehydrorhamnose reductase, whose protein sequence is MKFFITGGSGLLGERLSAVADNDYELISSHNVNPTENTIKCDITNKQEVEQVILKYEPDVIIHCAAMTNVDLCEDEIDKAYAINGNGTGNLAKAAEKIGAKIIYVSTDFVFDGKNGYYKEEDSVNPLGIYAKSKYDGEIQLQQYSNNWAIARVSVLYGWHNRPNFTTWVINQLRQNNPINIVTDQINSPTFADNAAEIMFEIAKQDKTGIFHTAGNDRISRYDFTKKIAEEFNLNEDLINPVTSEEFVQKAPRPMDSSLNVSKVEKELGIPMETCSESLRRMADSE, encoded by the coding sequence ATGAAATTCTTTATAACTGGAGGTAGTGGTCTTTTAGGTGAAAGATTATCTGCCGTTGCTGATAATGATTATGAACTTATTTCATCACATAATGTAAATCCTACTGAAAATACTATTAAATGTGATATTACAAATAAGCAAGAGGTTGAACAAGTCATATTAAAATATGAACCCGATGTAATTATTCATTGTGCTGCTATGACTAATGTGGATTTATGTGAGGATGAGATAGATAAAGCATATGCTATTAATGGAAATGGTACAGGTAATCTTGCTAAAGCTGCTGAAAAGATTGGTGCTAAAATAATTTATGTTTCCACAGATTTTGTATTTGATGGAAAAAATGGTTACTATAAAGAAGAGGATTCTGTTAATCCACTTGGAATTTATGCTAAATCTAAGTATGATGGTGAAATACAATTACAACAATATAGTAATAATTGGGCTATTGCCAGAGTTAGTGTATTGTATGGTTGGCATAATCGACCTAATTTTACAACATGGGTTATTAATCAGTTAAGACAAAATAATCCTATAAATATTGTGACTGATCAAATTAATTCACCTACCTTTGCGGATAATGCTGCTGAAATTATGTTTGAAATTGCAAAACAGGATAAAACAGGTATTTTCCACACTGCAGGTAATGATAGAATTAGTAGATATGATTTTACAAAAAAAATTGCTGAAGAATTTAATTTAAATGAAGATTTAATTAATCCAGTGACTAGTGAAGAATTTGTTCAAAAAGCTCCTAGACCTATGGATTCATCATTAAATGTTAGTAAAGTTGAAAAAGAATTAGGCATTCCTATGGAAACTTGTTCAGAGTCATTGCGTAGAATGGCAGATAGTGAATAA
- a CDS encoding 5,10-methylenetetrahydromethanopterin reductase, which produces MKFSLELLPNEPISNIIEIIKTSEDIGFENLWITDHYNNRDVFEVLAIAAYETSTIKMGAGVSNPYVRNPVTIAAATSTLDEISEGRALVGVGPGDKATMETLNLSWKKPLKTVKEAVNTVRTLLNGGKLEQGACLSGTLKIQDNIPIYMAAQGPKMLEASGEVADGSLINASNPKDFEIAIPLINNGLNKSSISKNKFNYAAYTACSIDEDMNKAYDNARIVVAFILGGAPEVVLKRHDISLDIAAQVRDCLSKYDFKRAVSLITDDMVNAFAVCGNPEQIMNKIEVLQELGVNEFVVGSPIGKDRVKSLRLLEDIINSFN; this is translated from the coding sequence TTGAAATTTAGTTTGGAATTACTTCCTAATGAACCAATATCTAATATAATTGAAATAATAAAAACATCAGAAGATATTGGATTTGAAAATCTATGGATAACTGATCACTATAATAACAGGGATGTATTTGAAGTTTTAGCTATTGCAGCATATGAAACAAGTACTATTAAAATGGGTGCTGGAGTGTCAAATCCCTATGTTCGAAATCCCGTAACAATTGCTGCTGCAACATCTACTCTTGATGAAATATCTGAAGGTAGAGCATTAGTGGGAGTAGGTCCTGGTGATAAGGCAACAATGGAAACACTAAACTTATCTTGGAAAAAACCATTAAAAACAGTAAAGGAAGCTGTAAATACTGTACGAACATTATTAAATGGTGGTAAATTAGAACAAGGGGCTTGTTTAAGTGGAACTTTAAAAATTCAAGATAATATTCCAATATATATGGCAGCTCAAGGTCCTAAAATGTTAGAAGCATCAGGGGAAGTTGCTGATGGGTCATTAATTAATGCATCAAATCCAAAAGATTTTGAAATAGCAATTCCATTAATTAATAATGGTTTAAATAAATCATCCATTTCAAAAAATAAATTTAATTATGCTGCATATACAGCATGTAGTATTGATGAAGATATGAATAAGGCATATGATAATGCAAGAATAGTAGTAGCTTTTATTCTTGGTGGAGCACCTGAAGTTGTATTAAAACGTCATGATATTTCACTGGATATAGCAGCTCAAGTTAGGGATTGTTTATCAAAATATGATTTTAAACGAGCAGTTTCATTAATTACTGATGATATGGTTAATGCCTTTGCAGTCTGTGGTAATCCTGAACAAATAATGAATAAAATAGAAGTTCTTCAAGAATTAGGAGTTAATGAATTTGTAGTAGGTTCTCCAATAGGTAAAGATAGAGTAAAATCATTACGATTGTTGGAGGATATTATTAATTCTTTTAATTAA
- a CDS encoding DUF123 domain-containing protein: MNVKNLPDKGNYCLIINMKENTTIKIGAKGNMDFEKGFYVYVGSALGTLSNRIKRHLSNDKKKHWHADYLLLHETTKIEQVIYTYCTEKIECEISHEINQDTSKYIKSFGCSDCNCNSHLYYFDTYEDALESCINSYKKIEYKPYKWFN, translated from the coding sequence ATGAATGTTAAAAATTTACCGGATAAAGGAAATTATTGTTTAATAATAAATATGAAAGAAAATACAACAATCAAAATTGGTGCTAAAGGAAATATGGATTTTGAAAAAGGATTTTATGTATATGTGGGTTCTGCATTAGGTACATTATCTAATAGAATAAAACGTCATTTATCTAATGATAAGAAAAAACATTGGCATGCTGATTACTTACTTCTTCATGAAACTACAAAAATAGAACAAGTGATATATACATACTGTACTGAAAAAATAGAATGTGAAATATCCCATGAAATAAACCAAGATACATCAAAATATATTAAATCATTTGGCTGTTCTGACTGTAATTGTAATTCACATTTATATTATTTTGACACTTATGAAGATGCCCTGGAAAGTTGTATAAACTCTTATAAAAAAATAGAATATAAACCATATAAATGGTTTAACTAA
- the cfbC gene encoding Ni-sirohydrochlorin a,c-diamide reductive cyclase ATP-dependent reductase subunit gives MTFKKIAIYGKGGIGKSTTVSNIAAAYDGSTFVIGCDPKADTTRTLVGKRIPTILDSIREKTNPDLDDIVYSGYNNTLCVESGGPEPGVGCAGRGVIVAMKLLDKVGAFDDNPDLIIYDVLGDVVCGGFSVPLREEYADEVYIVTSGEYMSLYAANNIAKGIESLNGKLGGIICNCRNVKDEVEIVTEFASLISSKVIGIIPRSDLVQTSEFKASTVVETFPDSDQSNIYHDLIDTIMDNDNFSSPTPMNSDEFEKFFYSYVS, from the coding sequence ATGACTTTTAAAAAAATTGCTATATATGGAAAAGGGGGAATAGGAAAATCTACAACTGTATCTAATATTGCAGCAGCATATGATGGTTCAACATTTGTTATAGGTTGTGATCCTAAGGCTGATACAACAAGAACACTTGTAGGAAAACGTATCCCTACAATTTTAGATTCTATTAGAGAAAAAACAAATCCTGATTTGGATGATATTGTATATAGTGGGTATAATAATACATTATGTGTTGAATCAGGTGGTCCTGAACCTGGGGTAGGTTGTGCTGGAAGAGGTGTTATTGTTGCAATGAAATTGCTTGATAAAGTAGGTGCTTTTGATGATAATCCTGATTTAATAATTTATGATGTTTTAGGAGATGTTGTATGTGGTGGTTTTAGTGTACCATTACGTGAAGAATATGCTGATGAGGTATATATTGTAACTAGTGGTGAGTATATGTCATTATATGCAGCTAATAATATTGCGAAAGGTATTGAAAGTTTAAATGGAAAATTAGGTGGTATTATTTGTAATTGTCGTAATGTGAAGGATGAAGTAGAAATTGTTACAGAATTTGCCTCTTTAATTTCAAGTAAAGTTATTGGTATCATTCCACGTAGTGATCTTGTACAAACTAGTGAGTTTAAGGCAAGTACGGTAGTAGAAACATTTCCTGATTCTGATCAATCAAATATATATCATGATTTAATTGATACTATAATGGATAATGATAATTTTTCATCACCTACTCCTATGAATTCCGATGAATTTGAGAAGTTCTTTTATTCATATGTTAGTTAA
- a CDS encoding TrmB family transcriptional regulator — protein MAEKIKILKHFDLTEYESKAYLALLKLISAKADEISKESKVPRSKIYSVLENLEKKDFIKIKMSRPLEYTIIPPNESLTNYKNNLFDEINETIENMTLIYENNLPNVKTPISAIEDVDKIIQKEYNMMRRSKNVIFMRLGFVIPSEIENLKKQVMYLLKRGITVKILAARSCTVKDEEISIENIFKDIPVDIKYMNLPAGQLIIRDYKEMLLVFTENNGKSISNKNMIGLLNTYPTLISNYVLAFNKHWG, from the coding sequence ATGGCTGAAAAAATAAAAATATTAAAACATTTTGATTTAACAGAATATGAATCAAAAGCATATTTGGCATTGTTAAAGCTTATCTCTGCAAAAGCAGATGAAATAAGTAAAGAATCAAAAGTTCCAAGATCTAAAATTTACAGTGTGTTAGAAAACTTGGAAAAGAAAGATTTTATTAAAATTAAAATGAGTCGTCCATTAGAATATACCATAATACCTCCAAATGAATCATTAACTAACTATAAAAATAATTTATTTGATGAAATAAATGAAACAATAGAAAATATGACTTTGATCTATGAAAATAATTTACCTAATGTTAAAACACCAATTTCTGCTATTGAAGATGTGGATAAAATCATTCAAAAAGAATATAATATGATGAGACGTTCTAAAAATGTTATATTTATGAGATTGGGATTTGTAATTCCATCTGAGATTGAAAATCTTAAAAAACAAGTTATGTATTTATTAAAAAGAGGAATCACTGTAAAAATATTGGCTGCAAGGTCTTGCACAGTGAAAGATGAGGAAATTTCTATAGAAAACATATTTAAAGATATACCTGTGGATATAAAGTATATGAATCTTCCAGCAGGACAATTAATTATACGTGATTATAAGGAAATGTTACTAGTCTTTACTGAAAATAATGGTAAATCCATATCAAATAAAAATATGATTGGTTTATTAAATACATATCCTACATTGATTTCAAATTATGTATTAGCATTTAATAAACATTGGGGATGA
- a CDS encoding archaeosine biosynthesis radical SAM protein RaSEA, with amino-acid sequence MVLPTSGCEWATKSGGCTMCSYIADSPLCEIGDDELIEIFDNEWDKQLNKTDITSHENVAIKLFVSGSFLNNNEVDKKVQEHIFNEFNKYDNIKEVIVESKPEFINEDSLKRLGALIPNKIFEIGIGLETSNEDTRLNKINKGITNASFEKAVNIINNITGYDIRAKAYLLVKPILLSEKDAIKESIESATYAKEVGVKRLAYCPSTVHGGTLMDYLWKRGSYNPPWIWSTVEIIKQVRNNVDLPMIMDTAGFGTRRGPFNCKKCNAKLKSLIIESNLKQEIPKELDEFACECKTKWEADLEFSEILNTTTNPKA; translated from the coding sequence ATAGTACTTCCTACTTCTGGATGTGAATGGGCTACTAAAAGTGGTGGATGTACTATGTGTAGTTATATAGCAGATTCACCATTATGTGAAATAGGTGATGATGAGTTAATTGAAATATTTGATAATGAATGGGATAAACAGTTAAATAAAACAGACATAACCTCACATGAAAATGTTGCAATAAAACTTTTTGTATCAGGTAGTTTTTTAAATAATAATGAAGTAGATAAAAAAGTTCAAGAACATATCTTCAATGAATTTAATAAATATGACAATATAAAAGAAGTAATTGTTGAATCAAAACCTGAATTCATTAATGAAGATTCACTTAAACGATTGGGTGCTCTAATTCCTAATAAAATATTTGAAATTGGTATTGGTCTTGAGACTTCTAATGAAGATACTCGTTTAAATAAAATTAACAAAGGTATAACAAATGCATCCTTTGAAAAAGCAGTTAACATAATAAATAATATAACTGGATATGATATCCGTGCAAAAGCATACTTACTTGTAAAACCAATATTATTATCTGAAAAAGATGCAATTAAAGAATCTATTGAATCAGCTACTTATGCAAAAGAAGTAGGTGTGAAAAGATTAGCATATTGTCCATCAACAGTACATGGTGGTACATTAATGGATTATTTATGGAAAAGAGGATCATATAATCCTCCATGGATTTGGAGTACTGTGGAAATAATAAAACAAGTTCGAAATAATGTGGATTTGCCTATGATAATGGATACTGCAGGTTTTGGAACAAGAAGAGGGCCATTTAATTGTAAAAAATGTAATGCAAAATTAAAAAGTTTAATAATTGAATCTAATTTAAAACAAGAAATTCCTAAAGAATTAGATGAGTTCGCATGTGAATGTAAAACAAAATGGGAAGCAGATCTTGAATTTTCAGAGATACTAAATACAACAACAAATCCTAAAGCTTAA
- a CDS encoding U32 family peptidase codes for MVELLAPARDKRSVSAAINNDADAVYVGITDYNMRANVANINIDDIKDISQQCHDNDKQLYVCTNTIVTDAQLEKYSKQLVKLEQYDVDALIISDMGMINVANKTSIPLHLSVQANITNTESLKLYKELGITRAVLSRELSLDNIKQIKKNSPIEIETFVHGAMCVAISGRCFLSSYFYDRNANCGECLQPCRQEWVLKSTEEKEVILTTPENNSIEHSRLLSPRDLCLIEHIPDLMDAKIDAFKLEGRARAADYVATVTNCYRSAIDLYESGKWDEYSDELLPNWKHELSSVFNRGFDTGFYYRTPKKTSFDNKATYKKLDIGQVTNFYKKINVAEIKLWADLKIGDTLIIQGNKTGSITEEVKSMQVDGKSVKEASNKYVGIKIKGIVRENDHVYKKVPINEE; via the coding sequence ATGGTTGAATTATTAGCACCTGCTAGGGATAAACGTTCAGTAAGTGCTGCAATAAATAATGATGCAGATGCAGTTTATGTAGGTATTACTGATTATAATATGCGTGCAAATGTAGCTAATATTAATATTGATGATATTAAAGACATATCTCAGCAATGTCATGATAATGATAAACAATTATATGTATGTACGAATACTATTGTCACTGATGCTCAACTAGAAAAATATAGTAAACAATTAGTTAAATTAGAACAATATGATGTAGATGCACTTATTATTTCAGATATGGGTATGATTAATGTAGCAAATAAGACATCTATTCCATTACATTTAAGTGTTCAAGCAAATATTACAAATACGGAATCTTTAAAACTTTATAAAGAATTAGGTATAACACGTGCAGTTTTATCTAGGGAATTATCATTAGATAATATAAAACAAATTAAAAAGAATTCACCCATTGAAATAGAAACATTTGTTCATGGAGCAATGTGTGTAGCAATATCAGGTAGGTGTTTTTTAAGTTCTTATTTCTATGATAGAAATGCTAATTGTGGTGAATGTTTACAACCATGTAGGCAGGAATGGGTTCTGAAATCTACAGAAGAAAAAGAAGTGATTTTAACAACACCTGAAAATAATTCAATTGAACATTCAAGGTTATTAAGTCCACGTGATTTATGTTTAATAGAACATATTCCTGATTTAATGGATGCAAAAATAGATGCATTTAAATTAGAAGGAAGAGCACGTGCTGCAGATTATGTAGCAACAGTAACGAACTGTTATAGAAGTGCAATTGATTTATACGAATCTGGAAAATGGGATGAATATAGTGATGAATTATTACCTAACTGGAAGCATGAATTAAGTTCAGTATTCAATAGGGGATTTGATACTGGATTTTACTATAGAACACCTAAAAAAACTAGCTTTGATAATAAAGCAACATATAAAAAGTTAGATATTGGACAAGTAACTAATTTTTATAAGAAAATTAATGTAGCTGAAATAAAATTATGGGCTGATTTAAAGATAGGTGATACATTAATAATTCAGGGAAATAAAACTGGAAGTATAACTGAAGAAGTTAAATCGATGCAAGTTGATGGTAAATCAGTTAAAGAAGCTTCAAATAAATATGTTGGAATAAAAATTAAGGGAATTGTTCGTGAAAATGATCATGTGTATAAAAAAGTACCAATAAATGAGGAGTGA
- the hcp gene encoding hydroxylamine reductase, with protein sequence MNNNMFCYQCSQTANGEGCRVVGVCGKNETLARLQDNLVFELKGISAYAYQMREFGVMDEEINAFLEKGLYSTLTNVNFDITSCIDLAIEAGHINTKAMAGLKEAHIRNYGEPVPVEVKKGASKGHGIIVTGHDLKVLEELLKQTEGKGINIYTHSEMLIAHGYPELKKYEHLKGQLGGPWFDQKETFTKYKIPVIVTTNCGLIPADEYADRIYTTGIVQLPNIPHIDNYDFSEVIEQALSLPELKEEEKTTYTTGFGKTTVLSLADKIKEAVLRGKIKQFFVMGGCDVPYKKEMNYYTEFAKQLPEDTVILAVGCGKYRFNDLDLGDIDGIPRLIDLGQCNDAIVGAEILMALTEVFDMGLNDLPVTFVLSWMEQKAVSILWSLLALGLTNIHIGPILPAWIDKPILDILVKTFDLKLISTPEEDIKEILGE encoded by the coding sequence ATGAACAATAACATGTTTTGTTATCAATGTTCTCAAACAGCTAACGGTGAAGGATGTAGAGTAGTAGGAGTTTGTGGAAAAAATGAAACTTTAGCAAGATTACAAGATAATCTTGTTTTTGAATTAAAAGGAATTTCAGCATATGCCTATCAAATGAGAGAATTTGGAGTAATGGATGAAGAAATAAATGCATTTCTTGAAAAAGGATTATACAGTACATTAACTAATGTGAACTTTGATATAACAAGTTGTATTGACTTAGCTATTGAAGCAGGACACATCAATACTAAAGCTATGGCAGGATTGAAAGAAGCACATATTAGAAATTACGGTGAACCTGTTCCTGTTGAAGTCAAAAAAGGTGCAAGTAAAGGACATGGTATTATTGTAACAGGTCATGATCTTAAAGTACTTGAAGAATTATTAAAACAGACTGAAGGTAAGGGAATTAATATATACACCCATAGTGAAATGTTAATAGCTCATGGATATCCAGAACTTAAAAAATACGAACATTTGAAAGGTCAACTTGGTGGACCCTGGTTTGATCAAAAAGAAACATTCACCAAATATAAAATACCTGTAATTGTAACAACTAATTGTGGACTTATACCTGCAGATGAATATGCAGACCGTATATATACAACAGGTATTGTACAATTACCCAACATACCACATATTGATAATTATGATTTTTCAGAAGTTATAGAACAAGCATTATCACTACCAGAACTTAAAGAAGAAGAAAAAACTACATATACAACAGGATTTGGAAAAACAACAGTCCTATCTCTTGCTGATAAAATTAAAGAAGCCGTACTTAGAGGTAAAATAAAACAATTCTTTGTGATGGGTGGTTGCGATGTTCCTTACAAAAAAGAAATGAACTATTACACTGAATTTGCAAAGCAATTACCTGAAGACACAGTGATTTTAGCAGTAGGTTGTGGAAAATACCGATTTAATGATTTAGACCTTGGAGATATTGATGGAATTCCAAGATTAATTGATTTAGGTCAATGTAATGATGCTATAGTAGGAGCTGAAATTTTAATGGCATTAACTGAAGTATTTGATATGGGCTTAAATGATTTACCAGTGACATTTGTATTAAGTTGGATGGAACAAAAAGCTGTGTCAATTCTTTGGAGTTTATTAGCTCTTGGTCTTACAAATATACATATTGGCCCTATTCTTCCTGCATGGATTGATAAACCAATACTCGATATTTTAGTTAAAACTTTTGATTTAAAATTAATTTCAACACCAGAAGAAGATATTAAAGAAATTTTAGGAGAATAA
- a CDS encoding DUF89 domain-containing protein has protein sequence MKVNYECASCMLRQSREAIEHAVDDDEKRMDVTLDVLTFIEKNFKKNTRSNKLGTDLHHLIMKKTGNNDPYKVLREEGNSVAEKLIPSIEEMIQKNPTLENYVKAAVAGNIIDFGALDQTTDMETLIKKQINKPFIINDLDKLDSALTKANTILYLVDNGGEIVFDKLLVKKIKEDYNVEIILAVKEGPILNDALMQDAENLELYKYATLITTGAASVGIVEDYISIEMTNLLNSVDLIISKGMGNFEGLTEMTIEKPVFFLLSTKCNVISNEIGVPLGSSVVIKKNLN, from the coding sequence GTGAAAGTTAACTATGAATGTGCATCATGTATGCTAAGACAATCAAGAGAAGCAATAGAACATGCTGTGGATGATGATGAAAAACGTATGGATGTTACATTAGATGTGTTAACATTTATTGAAAAAAATTTTAAAAAAAATACACGTTCCAACAAATTAGGTACAGACTTACATCACCTTATTATGAAAAAAACAGGAAATAATGATCCTTATAAAGTTTTACGTGAAGAAGGAAATAGTGTTGCTGAAAAATTAATTCCCAGTATTGAAGAAATGATTCAAAAAAATCCTACACTTGAAAACTATGTTAAAGCTGCTGTTGCAGGAAATATTATTGATTTTGGAGCATTAGATCAGACAACTGATATGGAAACTTTAATTAAAAAACAAATAAACAAGCCATTTATAATTAATGATTTAGACAAATTAGATTCAGCACTTACAAAAGCTAATACTATTCTATATTTGGTGGATAATGGTGGAGAAATAGTATTTGATAAATTACTAGTTAAAAAAATAAAAGAAGATTATAATGTTGAAATTATTCTAGCAGTGAAAGAAGGACCAATATTAAATGATGCATTGATGCAAGATGCTGAAAATCTAGAATTATATAAATATGCAACATTAATAACTACTGGTGCTGCTAGTGTAGGGATTGTTGAAGACTACATATCTATTGAAATGACTAATCTTCTTAATAGTGTTGATTTAATAATTAGTAAAGGTATGGGTAATTTTGAAGGATTAACTGAAATGACTATTGAAAAACCCGTATTCTTTTTATTAAGTACTAAATGTAATGTTATATCAAATGAAATTGGTGTTCCTCTAGGTAGTAGTGTAGTTATTAAGAAAAATCTTAACTAA
- the purF gene encoding amidophosphoribosyltransferase: MERHKVQNDLQDKCGVIGIYSYDESVDVASWIYSGLYTLQHRGQESAGISVLKEGRINTHVGMGLVSDVFDNDLLDILNGNVGIGHVRYSTTGDSSYENCSPFVEHKENIIISMGHNGDIVNSSILRKELLDSNHDFKSTTDSEVICHMIIDEYNKNPDAVEAIKKTCSKLIGSYALVILINGILYAVRDPLGMKPLSLGKSDEFIVVASESVAFDSLDIEYIRSLEPGEILAIDENGNECSYYLDRGEHTANCMFEYLYFARPDSIIFDKSVYEVRMNIGKKLAEEYPIDADVVIAVPDSAIPATLAYSRASGVEYAEGLIKNRYVGRTFIMPTQKDRDLAVKLKMNTISSVLKDKRVIVLDDSVVRGTTSKTIIKMLRDAGAKEVHLLVGCPEIISPCYYGIAMATKEELLAVDRTNEEIRKEIGVDSIGYISIEGLVDAIGTPREDLCLGCITGEYPTVIPPELEDNED; encoded by the coding sequence ATGGAGAGACATAAAGTGCAAAATGATTTGCAAGATAAATGTGGTGTTATAGGTATATACTCTTATGATGAATCTGTAGATGTAGCGTCTTGGATTTATTCTGGATTATATACTCTCCAGCATAGAGGACAAGAATCTGCTGGAATAAGTGTTTTAAAAGAAGGACGGATAAATACACATGTTGGAATGGGTTTGGTTTCTGACGTGTTTGATAATGATTTATTAGATATATTAAATGGTAATGTAGGAATAGGCCATGTACGTTATTCAACTACTGGTGATTCATCCTATGAAAATTGTTCACCTTTTGTAGAACATAAAGAAAATATTATTATTTCAATGGGACACAATGGGGATATTGTAAATTCAAGTATACTTCGTAAAGAACTTTTAGATTCAAATCATGATTTTAAATCAACCACTGATTCTGAAGTAATTTGTCACATGATTATTGATGAATATAATAAGAATCCTGATGCAGTTGAAGCAATTAAAAAAACATGTTCTAAATTAATTGGATCATATGCTTTAGTAATTCTAATTAATGGTATTTTATATGCTGTTAGAGATCCATTAGGTATGAAACCTTTGTCTTTAGGTAAAAGTGATGAATTTATAGTGGTTGCTTCTGAATCAGTAGCATTTGATTCCTTAGATATTGAGTATATTCGTTCATTAGAACCTGGGGAAATTCTTGCTATTGATGAGAATGGTAATGAATGTAGTTATTATTTAGATAGGGGAGAACATACTGCAAATTGTATGTTTGAGTACTTATATTTTGCAAGACCTGATAGTATAATTTTTGATAAAAGTGTTTATGAAGTACGTATGAATATAGGTAAAAAATTGGCTGAAGAATATCCAATTGATGCAGATGTTGTAATTGCAGTTCCTGATTCAGCAATACCTGCAACATTAGCTTATTCAAGAGCATCAGGGGTAGAATATGCTGAAGGCTTAATAAAAAATCGTTATGTTGGAAGAACATTTATCATGCCAACACAAAAAGATAGGGATCTTGCAGTAAAACTTAAAATGAATACTATTTCATCAGTACTTAAAGATAAACGTGTAATTGTATTGGATGATAGTGTTGTAAGAGGAACAACATCTAAAACCATAATTAAAATGTTACGTGATGCAGGAGCAAAAGAAGTACATTTATTAGTGGGTTGTCCTGAAATTATATCTCCATGTTATTATGGAATAGCAATGGCAACTAAAGAAGAGTTATTAGCAGTTGACAGAACAAATGAAGAAATTAGAAAAGAGATAGGTGTGGATTCTATTGGATATATAAGTATTGAAGGACTTGTTGATGCAATTGGAACTCCAAGGGAAGATTTATGTTTAGGTTGTATAACTGGTGAGTATCCAACAGTTATTCCTCCAGAACTCGAAGATAATGAAGATTAA